The following are from one region of the Chromobacterium phragmitis genome:
- a CDS encoding glyceraldehyde 3-phosphate dehydrogenase NAD-binding domain-containing protein, whose translation MILVDDIAQRLVGARYLNHPRMKIVFAGVNNRPGAYGYDQAGNVTGVLERKPLQAVDDTLEMLWRQMNGAGKPRALLIGDQSFDFAAGLFEYQDYQRRWRHIRWSAPVAAATFEEWKLLVLRAPAVADFILVSDYRQLRRDFGGKAFVPPAEVMAWTERNAKIPVLGLTTAATQDGAMMGVATAGYEQGWEAARMAYALTQGVPIRQLPIVSGKESMISTRRAAPRCAGAASTSPSSTRPSPGPRTFNSIEPPQTAEGDSMKPLRIGLNGLGRIGRALFRLNRLRRQFELAMINEVNEDAANLAYLLKYDTLYGTLPERVGFGRGSLSVEGQAIPLTRCADVTAAPWREHGVDVVIDASGDARHPARMATWNDFPGWTITTHAVAHPGVRTVIFGVNERDFDARAQRRLSSSICDTVALAPLAALLEREYGIVGGFVTTLHPWLGQQRLLDGAAVGTDSDAIGSHFSLGRAAAGNLIPKPTSVVQAADIALPGLARKLQAFSYRVPTPSVCSAVLDVELERPACAHELSALLRQSEQRQAWPVLRNIGEPLVSSDFRGSEHSLIVDQRWTAVQRERRARLVYWYDNEWGYASRVLDLAAMIAHAG comes from the coding sequence CTACGATCAGGCCGGCAACGTCACCGGCGTGCTGGAGCGCAAGCCGCTGCAGGCGGTGGACGACACCCTGGAGATGCTGTGGCGGCAGATGAACGGCGCCGGCAAGCCGCGGGCCCTGCTGATAGGCGACCAGTCCTTTGATTTCGCGGCCGGCCTGTTCGAATACCAGGACTACCAGCGCCGCTGGCGCCATATCCGCTGGTCCGCTCCAGTCGCCGCCGCCACCTTCGAGGAATGGAAGCTGTTGGTGCTGCGCGCGCCCGCCGTCGCCGACTTCATCCTGGTCAGCGACTACCGCCAGCTGCGGCGCGACTTCGGCGGCAAGGCTTTCGTCCCGCCCGCCGAGGTGATGGCCTGGACCGAGCGCAATGCCAAGATTCCGGTGCTGGGGCTGACCACCGCCGCCACCCAGGACGGCGCGATGATGGGCGTGGCCACCGCCGGCTACGAGCAGGGCTGGGAAGCCGCGCGCATGGCCTACGCGCTGACCCAGGGCGTGCCCATCCGCCAGTTGCCCATCGTCAGCGGCAAGGAGTCGATGATTTCCACGCGCCGCGCCGCGCCGCGCTGCGCCGGCGCGGCTTCGACATCCCCTTCATCTACGAGGCCTTCGCCCGGGCCAAGGACCTTCAATTCGATTGAGCCGCCCCAGACGGCAGAAGGAGACAGCATGAAACCATTGCGTATCGGCCTGAACGGCCTGGGCCGGATCGGACGCGCCCTGTTCCGCCTCAACCGGCTGCGCCGCCAATTCGAGCTGGCGATGATCAACGAGGTGAACGAGGACGCGGCCAATCTCGCCTACTTGCTCAAGTACGACACCCTCTACGGCACGCTGCCGGAGCGAGTGGGCTTCGGCCGCGGCAGCCTGAGCGTGGAGGGACAAGCCATCCCGCTGACCCGTTGCGCCGACGTCACCGCCGCTCCATGGCGGGAACACGGCGTGGACGTGGTGATAGACGCCTCCGGCGACGCCAGGCATCCCGCCCGCATGGCAACCTGGAACGACTTCCCAGGCTGGACCATCACCACCCACGCCGTTGCCCACCCCGGCGTCCGCACCGTGATCTTCGGCGTCAATGAGCGGGATTTCGATGCCCGCGCCCAGCGGCGGTTGTCCTCCAGCATCTGCGACACCGTGGCGCTGGCGCCGCTGGCCGCGCTGCTGGAGCGCGAATACGGCATAGTCGGCGGCTTCGTCACCACCCTGCATCCCTGGCTGGGGCAGCAGCGCCTGCTGGACGGGGCCGCGGTGGGAACCGACTCCGACGCCATCGGCAGCCACTTCTCTCTGGGTCGCGCCGCCGCCGGCAACCTGATTCCCAAACCGACCAGCGTGGTGCAGGCCGCGGACATCGCGCTGCCCGGCCTTGCCCGCAAGCTGCAGGCCTTCTCCTACCGCGTGCCCACTCCCAGCGTCTGCTCAGCGGTGCTGGACGTAGAGCTGGAACGCCCCGCCTGCGCCCATGAGCTGTCGGCGCTGTTGCGCCAAAGCGAGCAGCGGCAGGCCTGGCCGGTCCTGCGCAATATCGGCGAGCCGCTGGTTTCCAGCGATTTCCGCGGCAGCGAGCACTCGCTGATCGTCGACCAGCGCTGGACCGCGGTGCAACGCGAGCGGCGCGCGCGGCTGGTCTATTGGTACGACAATGAATGGGGCTACGCCTCCAGAGTGCTGGACCTGGCGGCGATGATAGCGCACGCAGGCTGA
- a CDS encoding 3TM-type holin, which yields MDAQQTAALLDLLGRLADRAWNDPAKRGEIQAELLQVLQAGELQTLEPQLAPQSQMADLSRQDALSDSLFKSGWRPYCGWVCGVGLSYQFLLRPLLNGLALGNFPSLEVDTLMTLLFGILGLGVYRTIEKVRR from the coding sequence ATGGATGCCCAACAAACAGCGGCGCTGCTGGATCTGCTCGGCCGCCTGGCCGACCGGGCCTGGAACGATCCGGCCAAGCGTGGCGAAATCCAGGCCGAGCTGCTGCAGGTGCTGCAGGCTGGGGAATTGCAGACGCTGGAGCCGCAACTGGCGCCGCAATCCCAGATGGCCGACCTGAGCCGGCAGGACGCGCTCAGCGACAGCCTGTTCAAATCTGGCTGGCGGCCTTACTGCGGCTGGGTCTGCGGCGTAGGCCTCAGCTACCAGTTCCTGCTGCGCCCCTTGCTCAACGGCCTGGCGCTGGGCAACTTCCCGTCGCTGGAGGTGGACACCCTGATGACGCTGCTGTTCGGCATACTGGGGCTGGGCGTCTACCGCACCATAGAAAAGGTCAGGCGCTGA
- a CDS encoding MFS transporter codes for MPTFPPAAALRDAALATEPPAGKLHAGTPAFRATARAMFIGGFCTFAMVYGTQPLMPLFAHDFSLTPAAASGVVSMSTGALALALIPASLLADRFGRRALMNLALALGAVLMLLSAFVAGFGAFLQLRAAFGLVMAGLPAVAMAYLSEEVDAKSLGHSMGLYIAGNALGGMCGRLLGAVLADHFGWRGAVLALALLGCVGAWQFWRWLPASRHFQPRRHDFARMGRELRGMLRDGGLPWLFLTAFLLMGCFVSLYNYLGFRLLAAPFHLSQSALALVFSLYVVGIWSSAWVGRLADGLGRRNVLWLMVAMMLAGLALTLGDTLWLLMPGVALYTFGFFAAHSVASSWVGLRAREGRALASALYLAAYYLGSSVFGTMSGLMWGRGGWHGVATVLALALLALLGIGLWLRRLQPLPPA; via the coding sequence GTGCCTACTTTCCCCCCCGCCGCCGCGCTGAGAGACGCCGCGCTCGCCACCGAGCCGCCCGCCGGCAAGCTTCACGCCGGCACCCCGGCTTTCCGCGCCACCGCTCGCGCGATGTTCATCGGCGGTTTCTGCACTTTCGCCATGGTTTACGGCACTCAGCCCTTGATGCCCTTGTTCGCGCACGATTTTTCGCTGACGCCGGCCGCGGCCAGCGGCGTGGTGTCGATGTCCACCGGCGCGCTGGCGCTGGCGCTGATTCCGGCCAGTCTGCTGGCCGACCGCTTCGGCCGCCGCGCGTTGATGAATCTGGCGCTGGCGCTGGGCGCGGTGTTGATGCTGCTGTCCGCCTTTGTCGCCGGCTTCGGAGCCTTTCTGCAGTTGCGGGCCGCCTTCGGCCTGGTGATGGCCGGGCTGCCGGCGGTGGCGATGGCTTACCTGAGCGAGGAGGTGGACGCCAAATCGCTGGGCCATTCGATGGGGCTCTACATCGCCGGCAACGCGTTGGGCGGCATGTGCGGACGGCTGCTGGGCGCGGTGCTGGCCGACCACTTCGGTTGGCGCGGCGCGGTGCTGGCCTTGGCGCTGCTGGGCTGCGTCGGCGCCTGGCAGTTCTGGCGCTGGCTGCCGGCTTCGCGCCACTTCCAGCCGCGCCGCCACGACTTCGCCCGCATGGGGCGCGAGCTGCGCGGCATGCTGCGCGACGGCGGCCTGCCTTGGCTGTTTCTCACCGCCTTCCTGTTGATGGGCTGCTTCGTCAGCTTGTACAACTATCTGGGCTTCCGTTTGCTGGCTGCGCCGTTCCATCTGAGCCAGAGCGCGCTGGCGCTGGTGTTCTCGCTGTACGTGGTGGGCATCTGGTCGTCCGCCTGGGTGGGGCGGCTGGCCGATGGCCTGGGCCGGCGCAACGTGTTGTGGCTGATGGTGGCGATGATGTTGGCCGGATTGGCGCTGACGCTGGGCGACACCTTGTGGCTGCTGATGCCGGGCGTGGCGCTGTATACCTTCGGTTTCTTCGCCGCCCACTCTGTGGCCAGCAGTTGGGTGGGTTTGCGCGCCCGCGAGGGCCGGGCGCTGGCATCGGCGCTGTATCTCGCCGCCTATTACCTGGGCTCCAGCGTGTTCGGCACGATGTCCGGCCTGATGTGGGGACGGGGCGGCTGGCATGGCGTGGCTACGGTGCTGGCGCTGGCCTTGCTGGCCTTGCTGGGAATCGGCCTGTGGCTGAGGCGGCTGCAGCCCTTGCCGCCGGCTTGA
- a CDS encoding LysR family transcriptional regulator — translation MELRHLRYFLAVAEELHFTRAAERLHIGQPPLSQQIQALEAELGAPLFRRHQRKVELTAAGLQLLPRARQILADSAAAASAVRRAAQGETGELRIGFTSSLPLTPILHHSLQRYRQAYPDVRLTLSERFTASQFDALERRQLDLGFVRFNGPAPSPQIRVEELHRDRLLAVVPSGHPLASADSVPLARLAGEPLIGYPRDSGSGLSDVVRLLARENGVELRLVQEAGEAITQIGLVAAGVGIAILPSPLESVRIPAVRYVPLSDEAAYLSMGIAVRRDDDSPLVANFLAGVEGD, via the coding sequence ATGGAACTGCGCCATCTGCGTTACTTCCTCGCCGTGGCCGAGGAGCTGCACTTCACCCGCGCCGCCGAGCGGCTGCACATCGGCCAGCCGCCGCTGAGCCAGCAGATTCAGGCGCTGGAGGCGGAACTGGGCGCGCCGCTGTTCCGCCGCCACCAACGCAAGGTGGAGCTGACCGCCGCCGGCCTGCAGCTGCTGCCGCGGGCCCGACAGATTCTGGCCGACAGCGCCGCCGCCGCCTCTGCGGTGCGCCGGGCTGCCCAGGGAGAAACCGGCGAGTTGCGCATAGGCTTCACCTCGTCATTGCCGCTGACGCCCATCCTGCACCACAGCCTGCAACGCTATCGCCAGGCCTACCCCGACGTCCGGCTGACGCTGAGCGAACGGTTCACCGCCAGCCAGTTCGACGCGCTGGAGCGCCGCCAGCTGGACCTGGGATTCGTCCGTTTCAACGGCCCCGCGCCCAGCCCGCAAATCCGGGTGGAAGAGCTGCACCGCGACCGGCTGCTGGCGGTGGTGCCCAGCGGCCACCCTCTGGCAAGCGCGGACAGCGTGCCGCTGGCACGCCTGGCCGGCGAGCCGCTGATCGGCTACCCGCGCGACTCCGGCTCCGGCCTGAGCGACGTGGTGCGCCTGCTGGCGCGGGAAAACGGCGTGGAATTGAGACTAGTGCAGGAAGCGGGCGAGGCGATCACCCAGATCGGCCTGGTGGCCGCCGGCGTCGGCATCGCCATCCTGCCCTCCCCGCTGGAAAGCGTGCGGATACCGGCGGTGCGCTACGTGCCGCTGTCGGACGAAGCCGCCTATCTGTCGATGGGCATCGCCGTCCGCCGCGACGACGACTCGCCGCTGGTGGCCAACTTCCTGGCCGGCGTAGAGGGAGACTGA
- a CDS encoding SDR family oxidoreductase has translation MSGRVVLVTGGTRGIGAATTRLLVAQGWRVAANYRADEASALALKAELGDAIELFRADVSEEKAIVRLFDDALCHYGRLDGLVNNAGVTAPLGRLEDYRAERVERVLRVNVLGPILCCREAVRRMSTRRGGDGGAIVNVSSAASRLGSAGEYIDYAASKGAIDTLTLGLAREVAAEGIRVNAVRPGLIATGIHASSGEPGRAARMAPSVPLLRAGQPEEAAQAIVWLLSDAASFCTGSLLDVSGGR, from the coding sequence ATGAGCGGAAGAGTCGTTCTGGTCACCGGCGGCACGCGCGGCATCGGCGCGGCGACGACGCGGCTCCTGGTGGCGCAAGGCTGGCGGGTGGCGGCCAATTACCGCGCCGACGAAGCCAGCGCTTTAGCCTTGAAGGCGGAGCTGGGCGACGCCATCGAGCTGTTCCGCGCCGACGTGTCGGAAGAGAAGGCCATTGTCCGCCTGTTCGATGATGCGCTCTGCCATTACGGCCGCCTGGACGGGCTGGTCAACAATGCCGGCGTCACCGCGCCGCTGGGCCGGCTGGAGGATTACCGCGCCGAGCGGGTGGAGCGGGTGCTGCGCGTCAATGTGTTGGGGCCGATATTGTGTTGCCGCGAGGCGGTGCGGCGCATGTCCACCCGCCGCGGCGGCGACGGCGGCGCCATCGTCAATGTGTCGTCCGCCGCGTCGCGGCTGGGCTCCGCCGGCGAATACATCGATTACGCCGCCAGCAAGGGCGCGATCGACACGCTGACCTTGGGCCTGGCGCGCGAGGTGGCGGCCGAGGGCATCCGCGTCAACGCGGTGCGGCCGGGATTGATCGCCACCGGCATCCACGCGTCCAGCGGCGAGCCGGGGCGCGCGGCGAGAATGGCGCCGTCGGTGCCGCTGCTGCGCGCCGGCCAGCCGGAGGAAGCGGCGCAGGCCATCGTCTGGCTGCTGTCCGACGCCGCCTCGTTCTGCACCGGCAGCCTGCTGGACGTGTCCGGCGGGCGCTAG
- a CDS encoding prephenate dehydrogenase → MQVQQQIDTLVVAGVGLIGGSFALALKRAGRVKTVIGVGRTLANLEKALALGVADEISQDIGAVAHRADMVLLASPVGQMGALMAALAPGLRPGAVVTDGGSTKSDVAALYRAHLPDHLPWCVPAHPIAGSDMSGAVAAQYGLYENRRVVLTPLADTAPEAAETVAELWRACGAEIHCMEAAEHDAVFASVSHLPHLLAFSYVDRVAAKANAERCFDFAATGFRDFTRIAGSHPEMWTDISLANRDALLAELADYQAGLSRLAALLEAGDAEGLNRLFGEARAARTRWHQQFLRRG, encoded by the coding sequence ATGCAGGTGCAGCAGCAGATAGACACCCTGGTGGTGGCGGGCGTCGGCCTGATCGGGGGCTCGTTCGCATTGGCGCTCAAGCGCGCCGGCAGGGTGAAGACCGTGATCGGCGTCGGCCGCACGCTGGCCAATCTGGAAAAGGCGCTGGCGCTGGGCGTGGCGGACGAGATCAGCCAGGACATCGGCGCAGTCGCCCATCGCGCCGACATGGTGCTGCTGGCGTCGCCGGTGGGACAGATGGGCGCGCTGATGGCGGCGCTGGCGCCGGGCCTGAGGCCGGGGGCGGTGGTCACCGACGGCGGCAGCACCAAGAGCGACGTGGCCGCGCTGTATCGCGCGCACCTGCCGGATCACCTGCCGTGGTGCGTGCCGGCTCACCCGATCGCCGGCTCCGACATGTCGGGCGCGGTGGCCGCCCAATATGGTCTGTACGAAAACCGCCGCGTGGTGTTGACGCCTCTGGCGGACACCGCGCCCGAGGCGGCGGAGACGGTAGCAGAGCTGTGGCGCGCCTGCGGCGCGGAAATCCACTGCATGGAAGCCGCCGAGCACGACGCGGTGTTCGCCAGCGTCAGCCACCTGCCGCATCTGCTGGCTTTTTCCTACGTGGACCGGGTGGCGGCCAAGGCCAATGCCGAGCGCTGCTTCGATTTCGCCGCCACCGGCTTCCGCGATTTCACCCGCATCGCCGGCAGCCACCCCGAGATGTGGACCGACATCAGCCTGGCCAACCGCGACGCGCTGCTGGCCGAGCTGGCCGACTACCAGGCAGGCCTGAGCCGGCTGGCGGCTTTGCTGGAGGCGGGCGACGCCGAAGGCCTGAACCGGTTGTTCGGCGAGGCGCGCGCCGCGCGCACGCGCTGGCATCAGCAATTCTTGCGCAGGGGATAG
- a CDS encoding DUF4936 family protein produces MTATLYCYFKAPPERDATLARLRALQGELAAAGWTGELLRRCDDADTWMEVYPGIADRDAFRAAWQAARLRHGLALPASEEWFQSL; encoded by the coding sequence ATGACCGCGACGCTGTACTGTTATTTCAAGGCCCCGCCCGAACGCGATGCCACGCTGGCCCGGCTGCGCGCGCTGCAGGGCGAGCTGGCCGCCGCCGGCTGGACCGGAGAACTGCTGCGCCGCTGCGACGACGCCGACACCTGGATGGAGGTCTACCCCGGCATCGCCGACCGCGATGCCTTCCGCGCCGCCTGGCAGGCCGCCCGCCTACGCCATGGCCTGGCGCTGCCGGCCAGCGAGGAGTGGTTCCAGTCCTTGTAG
- a CDS encoding dicarboxylate/amino acid:cation symporter — protein sequence MKLILKLLAGMAAGLLLGLYAPGPILTLLLTFKGLFGQFIGFMIPLIIVFYIMSGIAALETGSGRMLGWTVGLAYASTILSGALAFTAASTLLPQWLGAAAAAPAAADKIAPLFKLEIKPLFDVMTALMLAFVFGLGIAATSASRLREIADQGKDIVEKVLARVLVPLLPLYIASEFADMAAAGTAFATLKTFGVVLLMAIALHWLWLAVLYGASGALLGRNPLSLLRAMLPAYFTALGTMSSAATIPVALRSASNMKVAPPVVNFVMPLCATIHLCGSTITLVSCATAVMLMTHGLDVPGWDVMLPFILLLGVTMVAAPGAPGGGVMSALGILSSVLGFPEASLALMIALYLAQDSFGTACNVAGDGVIALWVNRLVGREAQPEGEAAAQRV from the coding sequence GTGAAATTGATTCTGAAACTGCTGGCCGGCATGGCGGCCGGCCTGCTGCTGGGGCTGTACGCGCCCGGGCCGATATTGACGCTGCTGCTGACCTTCAAAGGCCTGTTCGGCCAGTTCATCGGCTTCATGATCCCGCTGATCATCGTGTTCTACATCATGAGCGGCATCGCCGCGCTGGAAACCGGCTCCGGCCGCATGCTGGGCTGGACCGTGGGTCTGGCCTATGCCTCTACCATCCTGTCCGGCGCGCTGGCCTTCACCGCCGCGTCCACCCTGCTGCCGCAGTGGCTGGGCGCCGCGGCGGCCGCGCCGGCCGCCGCCGACAAGATCGCGCCGCTGTTCAAGCTGGAGATCAAGCCGCTGTTCGACGTGATGACGGCGCTGATGCTGGCCTTCGTCTTCGGCCTGGGCATCGCGGCCACCAGCGCGTCTCGCCTGCGCGAGATCGCCGACCAAGGCAAGGATATCGTCGAGAAGGTGCTGGCGCGCGTGCTGGTGCCGCTGCTGCCTCTCTACATCGCCAGCGAGTTCGCCGACATGGCCGCCGCCGGCACCGCTTTCGCCACGCTGAAAACCTTCGGCGTGGTGTTGCTGATGGCCATCGCGCTGCATTGGCTGTGGCTGGCCGTGCTGTACGGCGCCAGCGGCGCGCTGCTGGGCCGCAATCCGCTGTCGCTGCTGCGGGCGATGCTGCCCGCCTATTTCACTGCGCTGGGCACCATGTCGTCCGCCGCCACCATTCCGGTGGCGCTGCGCTCGGCCAGCAATATGAAAGTGGCTCCGCCGGTGGTGAATTTCGTGATGCCGCTGTGCGCCACCATTCACTTGTGCGGTTCCACCATCACCCTGGTCAGCTGCGCCACCGCGGTGATGCTGATGACCCACGGCCTGGACGTGCCGGGCTGGGACGTGATGCTGCCCTTCATCCTGCTGCTGGGCGTGACCATGGTGGCGGCGCCGGGCGCGCCGGGCGGCGGCGTGATGTCGGCGCTGGGCATTCTGTCCAGCGTGCTGGGTTTCCCGGAGGCCAGCCTGGCCTTGATGATCGCGCTGTATCTGGCCCAGGATAGTTTCGGCACCGCCTGCAACGTCGCCGGCGACGGCGTGATCGCGCTGTGGGTGAACCGCTTGGTGGGACGCGAGGCGCAGCCGGAGGGCGAGGCCGCCGCGCAGCGAGTGTGA
- the pabC gene encoding aminodeoxychorismate lyase, producing MAMLVNGLPSEAVSALDRGFNYGDGVFRTLQLRHGRPWMWRWQYARLADDAARLALMLPDEQKLLDELMALGREHALAVGKIVITRGVGARGYAMAGAGAPTRIVSATPWAGYPAEYGERGVAARWCELRLSLQPRLAGVKHLNRLESVLARSEWSDAALQEGLLLDQDGWLIEGTMSNVYLLRNGEVQTPLLDRCGVNGAVRDWLTDNVSKFGLKFSKMRLSAADLIDAEAVFLSNSLMGIWPLARLGERVWTPPPLLQALRQALLQQA from the coding sequence ATGGCGATGCTGGTCAACGGCTTGCCGAGCGAGGCGGTATCGGCGCTGGACCGCGGCTTCAACTACGGCGACGGCGTGTTCCGCACCCTGCAGCTGCGCCACGGCCGGCCGTGGATGTGGCGCTGGCAATACGCGCGGCTGGCCGACGACGCCGCGCGGCTGGCGTTGATGCTGCCGGATGAGCAGAAGCTTTTGGACGAGCTGATGGCGCTGGGGCGCGAGCACGCGCTGGCGGTGGGCAAGATCGTGATCACCCGCGGCGTGGGCGCGCGCGGCTACGCGATGGCCGGAGCCGGCGCGCCCACCCGCATCGTGTCCGCCACGCCGTGGGCCGGCTATCCGGCGGAGTACGGCGAGCGGGGCGTGGCCGCGCGCTGGTGCGAGCTGCGCTTGTCCTTGCAACCCAGGCTGGCCGGCGTCAAGCACTTGAACCGGCTGGAGAGCGTGCTGGCGCGCTCCGAGTGGAGTGATGCCGCGCTGCAGGAAGGCCTGCTGCTGGATCAGGATGGCTGGCTGATAGAGGGGACGATGAGCAATGTCTACCTGCTGCGCAACGGCGAGGTTCAGACGCCCTTGCTGGACCGTTGCGGCGTGAACGGCGCGGTTCGGGATTGGTTGACGGATAATGTTTCAAAATTCGGACTTAAATTTTCTAAAATGCGACTCTCTGCCGCAGACTTGATTGACGCTGAAGCGGTGTTTCTCTCCAATAGCCTGATGGGCATCTGGCCGCTGGCTCGCCTGGGCGAGCGGGTCTGGACGCCCCCACCTTTGCTGCAGGCATTGCGGCAAGCCTTACTACAACAAGCCTGA
- a CDS encoding aminodeoxychorismate synthase component I, with product MFTQKLDFIPDLLALHAADRENFPYLMQSSGDSGWDLLLMQRERRLFSGGEGQAFLDALRAFQPQPVANPHQLPFVGGWFVYLAYDLLSEFEPHVPAALPDSFPLAVWARTPAAVLVDRAQNEAWLVGETADDWHALERLVARRPEFAAKPVALASLEEDPPEWYTDAVGKLKRYIYEGDVFQVNISRGWRAELADGVAAPDVFAALRRANPAPFSALADFGGAQIVSSSPERLVRVRDGWAETRPIAGTHPRSKDPAEDAELKKRLISSIKERAEHVMLIDLERNDLGRISQPGTVEVNELMAVASYAYVHHIESNVRGKLRDGVAPADVLRALFPGGTITGCPKVRTMQIIRELENSARRAYTGSLGYLNRDGTMDFNILIRTFMQEGGKLRFRAGGGIVADSDPERELQETRHKARGLLRALGVEQA from the coding sequence ATGTTCACCCAGAAACTCGACTTCATTCCCGATCTGCTGGCCTTGCATGCGGCGGATCGAGAAAATTTCCCTTACTTGATGCAATCGTCCGGCGACAGCGGCTGGGACTTACTGTTGATGCAGCGCGAGCGCCGCTTGTTCTCCGGCGGAGAAGGCCAGGCTTTCCTGGACGCGCTGCGCGCCTTCCAGCCTCAACCCGTGGCCAACCCCCATCAGCTGCCCTTTGTCGGCGGCTGGTTCGTCTACCTGGCTTACGACTTGTTGTCCGAATTCGAGCCGCATGTGCCGGCGGCGCTGCCGGACAGTTTTCCGCTGGCGGTATGGGCGCGCACGCCGGCCGCGGTGCTGGTGGACCGCGCCCAAAACGAAGCCTGGCTGGTCGGTGAAACCGCCGACGACTGGCATGCGCTGGAGCGGCTGGTGGCGCGCCGGCCGGAATTCGCGGCGAAGCCGGTGGCGTTGGCCAGCCTGGAGGAGGACCCGCCCGAGTGGTATACCGACGCGGTGGGCAAGCTCAAGCGCTACATCTACGAGGGCGACGTGTTCCAGGTGAACATTTCGCGCGGCTGGCGGGCCGAACTGGCGGATGGCGTCGCCGCGCCGGACGTGTTCGCCGCCTTGCGCCGCGCCAACCCGGCGCCGTTTTCCGCGCTGGCCGATTTCGGCGGCGCGCAGATCGTCAGCTCGTCGCCGGAGCGCTTGGTGCGGGTGCGCGACGGCTGGGCGGAGACCCGGCCCATCGCCGGCACCCATCCGCGTTCCAAAGACCCTGCCGAGGATGCCGAACTGAAGAAGCGGCTGATCTCCAGCATCAAGGAGCGCGCCGAGCATGTGATGCTGATCGACCTGGAGCGCAACGACCTGGGCCGCATCAGCCAGCCGGGCACGGTGGAAGTCAACGAATTGATGGCGGTGGCGAGTTACGCTTACGTCCACCATATCGAATCCAATGTCCGCGGCAAGCTGCGAGACGGCGTCGCGCCGGCGGACGTGCTGCGGGCCTTGTTCCCCGGCGGCACCATCACCGGCTGTCCCAAAGTGCGCACCATGCAGATCATCCGCGAGCTGGAAAACAGCGCGCGCCGGGCCTACACCGGAAGCCTGGGTTATCTGAACCGCGACGGCACCATGGACTTCAACATCCTGATCCGAACCTTCATGCAGGAGGGCGGCAAGCTGCGCTTCCGCGCCGGCGGCGGCATCGTCGCCGACTCCGATCCCGAACGCGAGCTGCAGGAAACCCGGCACAAGGCGCGCGGCCTGCTGCGGGCGCTGGGCGTGGAGCAGGCCTGA
- the fabF gene encoding beta-ketoacyl-ACP synthase II — MSKRRVVITGLGHVSPVGNDVATGWANLLAGKSGIAKITRFDASDMACQIAGEVKGFNIGDYITPKEARRNDLFIHYGIAAALQAVADAGLDEIPGLDKTRVGVNIGSGIGGLPLIEETGVALMEGGPRKIGPFFIPGSLINLIAGQVSILKGYQGPSYGIVSACTTGAHCIGDAARLIQYGDADVMVAGGAEGAVSRLGIGGFAAMKAMSTRNDDPEAASRPWDKGRDGFVMGEGAGVLVLEEYEHAVTRGARIYAELIGFGMSSDAHHITAPSSEGPARGVSNALRDAGINADAVQYVNAHGTSTPLGDANETTAIKMAFGDHAKKLVVNSTKSMTGHLLGGAGGVEAIYTILAIHNQVSPPTINLVEQDVESGCDLDYVANTARDMKIEVGISNSFGFGGTNGTLVFKRV, encoded by the coding sequence GTGTCCAAACGCAGAGTAGTAATCACCGGCCTGGGCCATGTGTCCCCGGTCGGCAACGACGTCGCCACCGGCTGGGCCAACTTGTTGGCCGGCAAGAGCGGCATCGCCAAGATCACCCGATTCGACGCCAGCGACATGGCTTGCCAGATCGCGGGCGAGGTCAAGGGCTTCAATATCGGCGATTACATCACGCCGAAGGAAGCGCGCCGCAACGACCTGTTCATCCACTACGGCATCGCCGCGGCCCTGCAGGCCGTCGCCGACGCCGGCCTGGACGAGATTCCGGGCCTGGACAAGACCCGCGTCGGCGTCAACATCGGTTCCGGCATCGGCGGCCTGCCGCTGATCGAGGAAACCGGCGTGGCGCTGATGGAGGGCGGTCCGCGCAAGATCGGCCCGTTCTTCATTCCGGGCTCGCTGATCAACCTGATCGCCGGCCAGGTCTCCATCCTGAAGGGTTATCAGGGCCCGAGCTATGGCATCGTGTCCGCGTGCACCACCGGCGCGCACTGCATCGGCGACGCCGCTCGCCTGATCCAGTACGGCGACGCCGACGTCATGGTGGCCGGCGGCGCCGAGGGCGCGGTGTCGCGCCTGGGCATCGGCGGTTTCGCCGCGATGAAGGCGATGTCCACCCGCAATGACGATCCGGAAGCAGCCTCCCGTCCATGGGACAAGGGCCGCGATGGTTTCGTGATGGGCGAGGGCGCCGGCGTGCTGGTGCTGGAAGAGTATGAGCACGCGGTGACGCGCGGCGCCCGGATCTATGCCGAGCTGATCGGCTTCGGCATGAGCTCGGATGCGCACCACATCACCGCGCCGAGTTCCGAGGGCCCGGCCCGCGGCGTGAGCAACGCGCTGCGCGACGCCGGCATCAATGCCGACGCGGTGCAGTACGTGAACGCGCACGGCACGTCCACCCCGCTGGGCGACGCCAACGAAACGACTGCCATCAAGATGGCATTCGGCGACCACGCCAAGAAGCTGGTGGTCAACTCCACCAAGTCGATGACCGGCCACTTGTTGGGCGGCGCCGGCGGCGTGGAGGCGATCTATACCATCCTGGCCATCCATAATCAGGTGTCCCCGCCGACCATCAATCTGGTCGAGCAGGATGTCGAGAGCGGCTGCGATCTGGATTACGTGGCCAACACCGCGCGCGACATGAAGATCGAAGTGGGCATTTCCAACTCCTTCGGCTTCGGCGGCACCAACGGCACCCTGGTGTTCAAGCGCGTCTGA